In Cotesia glomerata isolate CgM1 linkage group LG1, MPM_Cglom_v2.3, whole genome shotgun sequence, one genomic interval encodes:
- the LOC123268207 gene encoding uncharacterized protein LOC123268207: protein MSLLQIIISTILSIQFIQIDSKSLDNPLTLKNLQLTAPLFQPKVNFSSPINAKQSMTVRAIKPIGQNRHGKFFYSPSFLTGLGIGSLASSAALSSSPPMLSPNSEPLSRRNSRPMNMFMETNQSLPRPQIPMPPHYLNPYDANYPYLALSTSLFDHSLRSIYSLLENLKNQLANRETTKEPTRVTVKNVNDEINNSAEETSNVKIVSKDDGSHFGVVDRTILKDVIKESIEEINKDLEQRQVTNIRAIKNNTNITETNKQNQTENTSTNSPVTTPTPIPTTVSPIITTSKPGYHGGNPQPINNVNLINGFPSTEYGHPHNEIHYGPPPSIFDHGNINGYGHDHVFAQNHLHDHGFAQTHPHEHEVFNPDYYHSESYYGAPENHSPADSFPSPTAENWPVYPPYARAFKVSSKTIPKTNIFRPSKLV, encoded by the exons ATGTCGCTCCtgcaaattattatttcaacaattCTCAGTATACAGTTCATtc aaATTGACTCAAAGTCACTCGATAATCCGTtgacactaaaaaatttacaacttACTGCTCCATTATTTCAAcctaaagtaaatttttcatcaccAATCAACGCTAAACAATCAATGACAGTACGAGCAATAAAGCCGATCGGCCAAAATCGccatggaaaatttttttactctccATCATTTCTTACTGGTTTGGGAATCGGGAGCTTAGCAAGTTCAGCAGCATTGTCCTCATCTCCGCCGATGTTATCACCAAATTCAGAACCGCTGTCACGAAGAAACTCACGACCAATGAACATGTTCATGGAGACAAATCAAAGTTTGCCGAGACCTCAAATTCCTATGCCACCGCATTATTTGAATCCTTACGACGCAAATTATCCATACCTTGCACTTTCAACAAGTCTGTTTGATCATTCGCTTCGCTCGATTTACAGCTTGCTGGAAAACTTGAAGAATCAGTTGGCGAACAGGGAAACTACTAAAGAGCCAACCAGAGTAACTGTCAAAAATGTAAACGACGAAATTAACAACAGTGCCGAGGAGACTTCCAACGTTAAAATTGTGAGCAAAGATGATGGAAGTCATTTTGGCGTCGTCGATCGCACTATTTTAAAAGATGTCATTAAAGAATCCATTGAAGAGATAAAC aaAGATTTAGAACAAAGGCAAGTAACGAATATTCGAGCCATTAAGAACAATACAAATATCACAGAAACGAACAAGCAAAATCAAACTGAGAATACCAGCACAAATAGTCCTGTCACAACTCCAACTCCAATACCAACTACGGTGTCACCAATTATTACAACTTCTAAGCCGGGATATCATGGTGGTAATCCACAGCccataaataatgtaaatttaataaatggatTTCCATCAACTGAATATGGGCATCCTCACAATGAAATTCATTATGGCCCACCGCCAAGTATTTTTGATCATGGAAATATCAATGGGTATGGCCATGATCATGTATTTGCACAAAATCATCTTCATGATCATGGATTTGCGCAAACCCATCCTCATGAACATGAAGTATTTAATCCAGACTACTATCATTCTGAGTCATATTATGGAGCTCCAGAAAATCACTCGCCAGCAGATTCTTTTCCGTCACCAACCGCCGAAAACTGGCCCGTCTATCCACCTTATGCAAGGGCATTCAAAGTTTCCAGTAAAACTATACcgaaaacaaatatttttaggcCAAGTAAACTAGTATAA
- the LOC123263853 gene encoding uncharacterized protein LOC123263853 isoform X1 has product MSKQECCSSASNSEIAKKSIEVYYKITSVNEESSSEDKNLTMENIVELIVSNKKIGDDNNYDKTCTEPSTSKQYTEDEVYQVGDRNKVEDNIEGVQTALLKKDFLTGNATNNEPDKKKSLCKQQPIQQRSDEHDYEQLHQRLLKFIHKDKKLYDETDPDPLYWTFMGSDYSYVADILIEATSKDLCDYFLAKKKGQNAEAIRIKLRINEAHKLLLILHDCYNLIYNRLRKFQKQRTHRGVFLSYLRINNLDYETKIELIQNKIEDLNKL; this is encoded by the exons ATGAGTAAGCAAGAATGTTGTTCTAGTGCATCAAATTCTGAAATTGCGAAAAAGTCCATCgaagtttattataaaataacatcAGTAAATGAAGAGTCTTCAAGCGAagacaaaaatttaactatgGAGAATATCGTCGAATTAATcgtttctaataaaaaaattggtgatgataataattatgataaaacttGTACAGAACCAAGCACATCAAAACAATATACGGAGGATGAAGTTTACCAAGTTGGCGACAGAAACAAAGTCGAGGATAATATTGAGGGAGTACAAACAGCTTTACTAAAAAAAG attttttaactgGGAATGCTACAAATAATGAaccagataaaaaaaaatcactttgcAAACAACAACCAATACAACAACGATCTGATGAACATGATTATGAGCAATTACACCAACGCTTATTGAAATTCATTcacaaagataaaaaattatatgatgaAACAGATCCAGATCCACTGTACTGGACTTTTATGGGCTCTGATTATTCTTATGTCGCGGATATACTTATAGAAGCAACATCCAAGGATCTCTGTGACtattttttagcaaaaaaaaagggTCAAAATGCTGAAGCGATTCGAATAAAACTTCGCATCAATGAAGCTCATAAACTGCTTTTGATCTTACACGATTGTTATAACTTGATTTACAACagattaagaaaatttcaaaaacaacGCACCCACAGAGGCGTTTTCTTATCATACCTTCGGATTAATAATCTg GATTACGAGACGAAAATAGAGctgattcaaaataaaattgaagatttGAACAAATTATAA
- the LOC123263853 gene encoding uncharacterized protein LOC123263853 isoform X2: MSKQECCSSASNSEIAKKSIEVYYKITSVNEESSSEDKNLTMENIVELIVSNKKIGDDNNYDKTCTEPSTSKQYTEDEVYQVGDRNKVEDNIEGVQTALLKKDKKKSLCKQQPIQQRSDEHDYEQLHQRLLKFIHKDKKLYDETDPDPLYWTFMGSDYSYVADILIEATSKDLCDYFLAKKKGQNAEAIRIKLRINEAHKLLLILHDCYNLIYNRLRKFQKQRTHRGVFLSYLRINNLDYETKIELIQNKIEDLNKL, from the exons ATGAGTAAGCAAGAATGTTGTTCTAGTGCATCAAATTCTGAAATTGCGAAAAAGTCCATCgaagtttattataaaataacatcAGTAAATGAAGAGTCTTCAAGCGAagacaaaaatttaactatgGAGAATATCGTCGAATTAATcgtttctaataaaaaaattggtgatgataataattatgataaaacttGTACAGAACCAAGCACATCAAAACAATATACGGAGGATGAAGTTTACCAAGTTGGCGACAGAAACAAAGTCGAGGATAATATTGAGGGAGTACAAACAGCTTTACTAAAAAAAG ataaaaaaaaatcactttgcAAACAACAACCAATACAACAACGATCTGATGAACATGATTATGAGCAATTACACCAACGCTTATTGAAATTCATTcacaaagataaaaaattatatgatgaAACAGATCCAGATCCACTGTACTGGACTTTTATGGGCTCTGATTATTCTTATGTCGCGGATATACTTATAGAAGCAACATCCAAGGATCTCTGTGACtattttttagcaaaaaaaaagggTCAAAATGCTGAAGCGATTCGAATAAAACTTCGCATCAATGAAGCTCATAAACTGCTTTTGATCTTACACGATTGTTATAACTTGATTTACAACagattaagaaaatttcaaaaacaacGCACCCACAGAGGCGTTTTCTTATCATACCTTCGGATTAATAATCTg GATTACGAGACGAAAATAGAGctgattcaaaataaaattgaagatttGAACAAATTATAA
- the LOC123261124 gene encoding intraflagellar transport protein 43 homolog isoform X1, producing MDWSNDHETNTKKNYLQQFIPRLGRRAGHNATPEEPKFDEDTDSPVLAIPSATSVRTAPVAPPRTRKTGWSDESKSNKSKPVNIFDQEKLSRDNNNEIDDIPVIPDIEEIQDENISNISNAPSVGINRVTAYKELDSDLLKNATFALLDNVNLSILTEKLYPEKLIKETDDVWNWEYLFSQISSELNNEEQKIIMEA from the exons atGGATTGGAGTAATGATCATGAAACCAATACAAAAAAA aattatttacaGCAATTCATTCCACGGCTTGGCAGAAGAGCTGGCCATAACGCAACACCAGAAGAACCTAAATTTGATGAGGATACTGACAGTCCTGTTTTAGCCATACCATCTGCGACGTCTGTAAGAACTGCACCAGTAGCACCGCCACGTACACGAAAAACTGGATGGAGTGATGAATCAAAATCCAACAA gaGTAAGCCAGTGAATATATTTGATCA GGAGAAATTATCCAGAGACAATAACAATGAAATTGacg aTATTCCTGTGATTCCGGATATTGAAGAAATCCAAgatgaaaatatttctaatataTCAAATGCTCCATC CGTTGGAATAAATAGAGTTACTGCCTACAAAGAGCTGGACTCGGATCTCTTGAAAAACGCAACATTCGCATTGTTAGACAATGTTAATTTGTCTATTCTTACGGAAAAATTATatcctgaaaaattaattaaggaaaCTGATGACGTGTGGAATTGGGAATATTTATTCTCTCAGATATCTTCGGAGCTCAACAATgaagaacaaaaaataattatggaagcttga
- the LOC123261124 gene encoding intraflagellar transport protein 43 homolog isoform X2 gives MDWSNDHETNTKKQFIPRLGRRAGHNATPEEPKFDEDTDSPVLAIPSATSVRTAPVAPPRTRKTGWSDESKSNKSKPVNIFDQEKLSRDNNNEIDDIPVIPDIEEIQDENISNISNAPSVGINRVTAYKELDSDLLKNATFALLDNVNLSILTEKLYPEKLIKETDDVWNWEYLFSQISSELNNEEQKIIMEA, from the exons atGGATTGGAGTAATGATCATGAAACCAATACAAAAAAA CAATTCATTCCACGGCTTGGCAGAAGAGCTGGCCATAACGCAACACCAGAAGAACCTAAATTTGATGAGGATACTGACAGTCCTGTTTTAGCCATACCATCTGCGACGTCTGTAAGAACTGCACCAGTAGCACCGCCACGTACACGAAAAACTGGATGGAGTGATGAATCAAAATCCAACAA gaGTAAGCCAGTGAATATATTTGATCA GGAGAAATTATCCAGAGACAATAACAATGAAATTGacg aTATTCCTGTGATTCCGGATATTGAAGAAATCCAAgatgaaaatatttctaatataTCAAATGCTCCATC CGTTGGAATAAATAGAGTTACTGCCTACAAAGAGCTGGACTCGGATCTCTTGAAAAACGCAACATTCGCATTGTTAGACAATGTTAATTTGTCTATTCTTACGGAAAAATTATatcctgaaaaattaattaaggaaaCTGATGACGTGTGGAATTGGGAATATTTATTCTCTCAGATATCTTCGGAGCTCAACAATgaagaacaaaaaataattatggaagcttga